GCGGGCCAGGGTCTTCCTCGGAGACGTGGGGAGCTACGGCGTGGGGGCCCTGATCGGCGTACTGGCCCTGCTCACCGCGCTCCGCGAGCACGACCTCTGGCATGGCCTGGCGCCGCTGGTGATCTACCTCGTGGACACCAGTGGCACGTTGGTACGACGTGCCGTGCGGCACGAGCCCCTGCTCGAGGCCCATCGCTCCCACGTCTACCAGCGCCTGCTCGACTGCGGACTCTCCCACCTGGCCACCGCGGCCGTCGTACTCCTGGCCGGGGTGCTGGTCTGCCTGGCCACGCTGGCCCTGCCGACTCCCGGGGCGGTTCTCCTCGCCGCGGTCGTCTCGGGGGTCTACCTCGCCCTGCCCGCGCTGCTGGGCCGGCGTCCGGAGGTCGCCGCATGAGGATCGGCATGATCACCCAGTGGTACGAGCCGGAGACGGCGTCGGCCGCCCACTCGACCGCCGTCGCGCGCGCCCTGGCCGCCCGGGGCCACGAGGTCAAGGTCCTCACCGGCTTCCCCAGCTATCCGCTCGGCCGGGTCTACGACGGCTACACGATGCGGCCGCGTCTGCACGAGAACCGCGACGGCGTCCAGATCCTCCGGGTCCCCGACGCGCCCAGCCACGACCGGTCGGCCGTGCGGCGAGCGCTCAGCCTGACGTCGTTCGCGGCATCGGCGACCGCCCAGGTCGGTTGGCTGCGCGACGTCGACGTGTGTCTGACCTACCTCACCCCGGCGACGGTCGGCCTGGCCGCGATGACCCTGCGCCGCGTCTGGGGAGTCCCCTACGCGGTCTACGTGCAGGACCTGTGGCCGGAGACGATCACCGCGAGCGGGTTCATCGGCAACCCCGCGACCGCAGCACGGGTCGAGCGGCTCCTGAACCGCTGGCTGCGACGGCTGTACGCCGGAGCGGACGGCGTCGCGGCGATCAGCCCGACCATGGCCGAGACCCTGGCCGCTCGCGGTGCCACGGTGTCTCCCGTGTCCATCCCGAACTGGGTCGACGAGCGGATCTTCGCCCCGGTGGCGCGCTCCGGTCGGCCGCACCTCGACGACCGCCGGTGGGTCATGTATGCCGGTGGCCTCGGCGAGGTGCAGGCGCTGGACACCGCCCTGCGAGCCCTGGCGCTCGTGGACGACCCCGACCTCGCCCTGGCCCTGGTCGGGACCGGGGTGGCGCTGCCCGCCCTGGAGCGACTGGCGGGCGACCTGCGTCTGGGCGACCGGGTCCGGTTCCTCGGGCGGTTCCCGATGGAGCAGATGCCCGCGCTGATGGCCGAGGCGGACGCCCAGCTGGTGTCCCTGAAGGACCTGCCGCTCTTCCGCGGGACGATCCCGAGCAAGCTCCAGTCGTCGATGGCCTGCGGTCTGCCGATCGTGTGCTCGGTGGCGGGTGACGCCGCGGCGCTGGTGCGCCGCTCGGGTTGCGGCTTCACCGCGAACCCCGAGGACCCAGGATCGCTGGCCGAGGCGTTCCGGCAGCTGGCCGGCACCAGTCCCGAGGAGCTGACGGCGATGGGCTCCCGGGCCCGGTCGACCTATGTCTCCGAGCTCGGTGAGGAGTCGGGGGCCGCCGTCCTCGAGGAGCTGCTCGCGGCCGCGGCCGCGAGGCGGTCACGATGAGCGACTGGTCGGGACCTGCGGCCCGCGGCCCCAGGCGAGCCATGATGATGAGGTGCGACCGGGAGCCGACCGGCTCCCGGGCTGACGTGCCGAGGACCGCCCCTGGCCGGGGTGCGCGATGGGAGGAGCCGGACCGATGACCGAACTCCGACGCGTCGCCATGACCGGTGGCCACGGCTTCCTCGGCTGGCACACCGCGTGCCGGCTCCGGGCGCTGCACGGCATCGAGCCGCTGCTGGTGGGCCGGGACACCTGGGCCGACCCGAGTGCCCTCCGGGACGCTCTCGACGGTGTCGACACCGTGATCCATCTGGCCGGCGTCAACCGAGCCGCCTCCGACGAGGAGGTCGAGGGCGGCAACGTCGAGCTCGCGGAGACCCTGGGGTCCGCCCTCGGGCAGCGGCCGGTGCACGTGGTGTACGCCGACTCGGTGCAGCGTGAGCTCGACAACCCCTACGGCCGGGGCAAGCGCCGGGCCGCGGAGCTGCTCGCGCGGCTGCCCGGCACGTTCGCCGACGTCGTCCTGCCCAACCTGTTCGGCGAGCACGGCCGACCGGCGTACAACTCCTTCGTCGCGACCTTCTGCTCCGAGGTGGCGGCCGGGCGCCGACCGGAGGTGACCGGCGACCGCGAGATCCCCCTGCTGCACGCGCAGGGCGCCGCGCAGGCGCTGATCGGCGCGGCACTCGACCCGGTGGACCGGCTCGTCCCGGTCGAGGGCGAGCCGCACGGCATCGGCGAGGTGCTCGACCGCCTCACCGGCTTCCAGGCGCTCTACGCCGAGCGCGGCGAGCTCCCCGACCTGTCCACGTCCTTTGCGGTCGACCTGTTCAACACCTACCGGTCCTACCTCTTCCCCGGGCAGTTCCCGATCGCGCCGTCGGTCCACGGCGACGCCCGCGGAGACCTCGTGGAGACCGTGCGCGCCCACGGAGGCACCGGACAGGGTTTCGTGTCGACGACGCGGCCCGGCCACACCCGTGGGGACCACTACCATCTGCGCAAGGTCGAGCGGTTCTTCGTGCTTGCGGGCGAGGCCGAGATCTCGTTGCGCCGCCTGCTCCATGACGACGTGGTGACCTTCCGCCTCTCCGGTGACACCCCGTCGTTCGTCGACATGCCCACGATGTGGGTGCACAACATCCGCAACGTCGGCGATCGCGACCTGCTGACGATGTTCTGGGCCGACCAGCTCCTCGACGCCGACCAACCGGACCAGTATCCCGAGAAGGTGACGCCATGAAGGTGATGACGATCGTGGGGACCCGCCCCGAGATCATCCGGCTGTCGCGGGTGATCGCCCGGCTCGAGGCGACCGAGGGCATCGAGCACGTGCTCGTGCACACCGGTCAGAACTACGACCACGGGCTCAACCAGGTGTTCTTCGACGACCTCGCCCTCCGGGCCCCCGACCACTACCTCGGGGTCGACACCTCGAGCCTGGGCGCGGTGCTCGGCGGGGTGCTGGTCGGCACCGAGCAGGTGCTGCTCTCCGAGCGCCCCGACGCCGTGCTGGTCCTGGGCGACACCAACTCCTGCCTGGCCACGGTGATGGCCAAGCGGCTGCGGATCCCGACCTACCACATGGAGGCGGGCAACCGCTGCTTCGACGAGAACGTGCCGGAGGAGACCAACCGCCGGCTGGTCGACCACGTCGCCGACTTCAACCTCGCCTACACCGAGCACGCGCGCCGCAACCTGCTGGCCGAGGGCCTGCAGCCCCGCCGCGTCATCGTGACCGGCTCCCCGATGCGCGAGGTGCTCGCGCACTTCCGTGCGCAGATCGACGCCTCGGACGCCGTGTCCCGACTGGGCCTCGAGCGCGGCGGGTACTTCCTGGTCAGCGCCCACCGCGAGGAGAACGTCGACTCCCCGGCCCGGCTGCGGATGCTGCTGGAGTGCCTGCGCACCGTCCACGAGTCCTTCGGCCGCCCGGTCGTCGTGTCCACCCACCCCCGCACCCGCAAACGGCTCGAGGCGCTCGGCGAGCAGGTCGACGGCGACATCCGCTGGCTCGACCCGTTCGGCTTCCACGACTACAACCGGCTCCAGCTCGACGCCGCCTGCGTGCTGTCGGACTCCGGCACGATCTCGGAGGAGTCGGCGATGCTCGGCTTCCCCGCGGTCACGCTGCGCGACTCGATCGAGCGCCCGGAGGCGCTCGACGCGGGCACGATCCTGATGACCGGCCTCGACGCGGACGACGTACGCCGTGCCGTCGCGGTCGCGGTCGCGGTCGCCGACGGTCCGGTGACTTCTTCGACGCCACAGGGGTACGACGTCCCCGACACGAGCAACCGGGTGGTCCGCTTCATCCTGTCCACGGCCTCCCGACACCACTCCTGGGCAGGTATCAGGACCACATGACGGCCGAGACACCACAGAGCACGGGGCGGCGCTCCCTGGGCGGTCGGGTGGTCGAGGACTCCCTCGCCCGGGTGGGCTACTCCTTCCGCCCTGCCGTGCAGCTGGTCGAGACCGCGCGTCCGAGACTCCGACGGGCCGAGGTCGTCCTGGTCCAGAACGCCTGGAACTTCCTGCCCGCCGTGGAGTTCCGCGAGCTCGCGCGCCCGTATCCCTCGCCGATGCGCCGCCGCATGGAGCAACGACGCCTGCTGGCCCGGCTGAACACCCGTCGCGCCGAGCGGATCGTGGCCCTGACGACCCCGATGGCCGAGCTGGCCGGGCGATCGACCGGCCGCCCGGTCGAGGTCAGCGAGGTCCTCTACCCGCTCTCGCTGCTCGACCCGGCGGACGACCACACCGGCCTTCCCGACGAGCCGTTCGTCCTCGTGCCGGGCACCTTGACCTGGTACAAGGACCCGGTCCTGGCCCTGACGGTGGTCGCCGCCCGCCCGGACCTCCCGCGACGGGTGGTCCTCGCCGGCCCGGACGACGGCTCGGGCTGCTGGACCGAGATCCAGCGGGTGGCCTCGACCCTGGGGCTGCGGGTCACCGGGGGTCCGGTCACCGCAGCCGTCATGCGCACCGCGCTCCGGCGGGCCGATGCCGTGATCGTCGGAAGCCGCCTCGAGAGCCTCGGCTTCTCCCTGACCGAGGCCCTGGCCCTGGCGCCGGGCCGAGTGCTCGCCTCGCCGCTGGCATCGCACGTCACGCTCGCCGAGCGGGTGGGGCGGCTGCCCGAGTGGCTCGGTCAGGAGCCGTCGGGATCGTCGGGGGCCGGGCTCCCGTCGCCGCCCGACCCCGCTGACCTCGAGGCCTCCTGGGACCGGCTCGGGACCTGCCTGGGCCTGCTGCGGACCGGGGAGGCGTCGTGACCGCCGCAGTGGACGTCCTCTACGTGTCGAGCGTCGCGACCCCGGCGGAGTTCGCCCGGATGCGCGAGCAGCTGCGGCCCGGCGCGCAGGAGGTCACCTACGGGATGCCGGACGCCGGGTTCAAGTTCCACAGCCTGATCCAGCAGGGCCTGCTGGCGCAGGGCTGCCGGATCCACGCGATCGTCGGCCGAAGCGCGTCGCACCGGTTCCACCTCGGCCGGTGGTGGCCGCGTCGTCGCGAGGTCGTCTCCGACCGGCTCACGGTGGACCATCTGGCCTTCCCCAACCTCCCGGTCCTCAAGCAGGTCTGGCTGGCCCTGGGCCTCGCCCGGCAGACGCTGGCCTGGCGGTGGCGGACGCGCCGTGCCGCCACCCGGGTGATGATCATCGACGGTGCCTACGTCTCGGCGATGGCCACCGTGCTGCCGTCCCTGCGCGGAGCGTCGCACCTGACCCGGATCGGCATCTTCGCCGATCTGTACTCCTACATGGCCGACGTCCACGATGCCAGCGGGCGTCGGGTCGGCCCGGTCCACTCCGCGGCCCGCCGTTCCGTCGCGACCTCGCTGTCGATGCTGGACGGCTACGTCGTGCTCACCGAGCAGATGGCCGAGGTGCTCGGCACCGACGGCAAGCCCTACGTCGTGATGGAGGGTCTGGTCGACGTCGAGGCATCCGCGCCCGCGCCCGAGGGCACCGAGAAGGCCTCCCACCCGACCGTGCTCTACGCCGGCGCGCTGCGCAAGGAGTACGGCGTCGAGTCGCTGGTCCGCGGCTTCCAGGCCTGGGACCGGCCCGACGCGGAGCTGGTCGTCTTCGGCCAGGGCGACTACGCAGCCGAGCTCGCGGCGATCGCGGCGGTGGATCCCCGGATCACCTACCGGGGGGTGGTGCCGACGGCCGAGGTGGTGGCGGCCGAGCGCACCGCCTGGCTGCTGGTGAACCCCCGGCCCGCCGAGGAGGAGTTCACCAAGTACTCCTTCCCGTCGAAGAACATGGAGTACCTCGTGTCCGGCACGGCGGTGCTCACCACACGTCTGCCGGGCATGCCGGTGGAGTACCTCGAGCACGTGCTCACCATCGACGAGCCCGGTCCCGACGGGGTCTCGCGAGGCCTCGAGAAGGCGTTCGCCGAAGGCTTCGACGCGCTGCTCCGTCGCGGCGAGCACGGCCGCGCCTTCGTGCTCGAGCACAAGAACAACGTCCGTCAAGCGTCCCGTATCCTCAGCCTGTCTCGGAGGCCAGCCAGATGAACACCACCCGCACCAGGACCCGCGTCCTGAGCCACCCGCAGCTGCGCGACAACGACGCGCCGCTGCTGTTCGACTTCACCGGCAGCAGCCGCTACGTCCCCTTGCTGGCCGGCGCCGGGCTCTTCGTGGTCGCCATGCTGCTGTCCCTGTTCGGGCCGATCGACTGGCAGATGGACAACGCCGTCGAGGTCTACGGTCTGCTGACGGCCTACCTGGTCGCGATGGTCGCGGGCTACTGGTGGGCGGTCCGGCGCAAGGGCGGGCGGCCGGTCGGCGGGCGGTGGCCTCTGCCGCAAGCGAGTGCGATCGTGGTGGTCGGCTCCGTCCTCTACCTCGTTCTCTACCCCCTGACGGTCTACGACGCCACCGGGCAGTGGTTCCCGAACGTCGTCCAGGGCCTCCTGCACCCGGGACAGGCCTACGCCGCGAAGACGGCCGCAGAGCTTGCGATCCCGCAGTACGCCGTCTACCTCGGCACGCTGGTCGCGCCCCTGACCATCGCCGTCCTGCCGCTGACGCTCTTCTTCTGGCCCCGGCTCTCCCCCTTGGCCCGCGGGCTCGGAGTGGCCACGATCCTGATGACCCTGGCGCTCGGGGTCGCCCGCGCGGTCAACCAGGACGTCGGTGACCTCTGCGGCTACATCGTGCTCTTCCTGGTCCTGGTCGCGTCGACGAGCCGCGTGGGGCGTGGACGCTGGAAGCGGTCGCTGACCTGTCTCGCGGGCGCCGTTCTGGTCGCCGGGCTCTTCCTCGGCTACTACCACACCGTGATCTCCGGCCGCGTGGAGACGGACGCGGTCACCTCCGGCCAACACCGGCACCAGTCCCTGAACGATGCGATGCGCAACCAGGCGCTGGTCAGCCTGGGCACCACCCGGACCGACAGCGTGTTCTACACGGTGGTGCCCACGGCGGCGCAGCCGACCGGCTCGGTGTTCACCAGCTATCTCACCCAGGGCTACAAGGGGTTGTCCCTCGCCCTGGACGCGACCTGGCACCCGACGTACGGCCTCGGTTTCTCCACCTTCGTCCGGCACAACGTGTCGCGGGTCCTCGGGCTCGACGAGAACGCCGTCGAGGCCCGGACCTACGAGGGCCAGGTGAGCGCCGAGGGATGGACCGCCGGAGTCCAGTGGTCGACCTTCTTCATCCACCCCGCGTCCGACCTCACGTTCCTCGGCGTGATCCCCTTGATGGTGCTGATCGGGTTCGCCTTCGGATCGGCGTGGCGCGACACCTGCACCCGTGCCGATCCGGTCGCCTGCGTGGTGTTCTTCTACCTCGGCATCCAGGTGCTCTACCTCTCGGCCAACAACCAGCTGTACGAAGGGGGCCGGCTGGCGGTCGGGTTCACGGTGGCGCTGGTCGCCTGGCTGCTGCTGCGGGTACGCCGGCCCAGGGTCCACGAGCCGGACCGGCAGTCCAGCGCGGTCCGCTCGTCGGTCGGCGCACCGGCCGTCGCGCGCGGCGACGCGCGGGACTGACAGCGCAGCCGCCGCGGCAGCCCAGGGGTGTGGTCAGGCCGTGGCGTTCGGCACGTCGGCGGCGACCGGTTCGGACGCCGGACGAACGGCGCTGATCCAGGAGAGCACGGCGAGGATCGCCGCGGACGCCGCGAGAGCGGCCTGAACGCCGGTGGCGGTGCCCAGGAGCAACGCCGCACCACCCGCTGCGACGACAGCGACAACGAGGTAGACCACGCGGAACACTGCGCTGACGTGAGTGCGACCCGCCGCTCTGAGCAGCGTGATCGCACCCGTCCACACCGACAGTCCGACGAACTCGGCGGTGCTGAACGGAAGCACCCTGCGGGCGCTGTCCCACGTGGGGCCCAGGAGGAAGTGGCCCAGGCCGTCGGGTAGCAGCCACACGGCCGCTCCCCACAGCACGGAGCAGCCAGCGAGCCCCAGGGACACCATGATCATGAAGGTGCGGCCCTGCGCCTGCGATCGACGCGTGACCTCCGCGACGGCCCCGAGCCCCACGGCCGCGATGCCCACGTTGATCGGGCTCATCAGCGTCGACGCACCGCGCAGCGAGCCGACGGTCGCAGGGGAGCAGACCGTGGCCACCAGGAACACGACGAGGAGCGGCGTCACCGCCGCCGTCAGGGCATCGACGGTCAGGTGGCGACGGCGCCGGTCCTGTGCGAACCAGCGCCAGGTCCCGCGCCAGACCGGACGTCGCAGGCAGTGCCGGATCGCGCCGAGTGCGAGCAGGCCGCCGAGCACCCAGCCGCCAGCGGCAGCAAGCGCACCCATGCCTTGAGACAGCGCGCTGATGCCGAGAACGGCCAAGGCCGTGCATACCCAGACGAGGTCGGAGATCAGCGCCCTGCTCGGGACACCGCGCGCGACGGCAACGAAGCGGGCGACGTCCTGGACGACCAGGAAGGGTGAGGCGCAGGCCAGCAGCAGCAGGGTGCCGCGCAGACTCGACCCGTCGCCGACGAGGGCGCCGAGGGCAGCGACGACGACCCCGATGGCCGCACCGGTGACGAGTGCCACTGCCATGGAGCGCCCGATCGCCTCGTCGACGGCTCGGGGATCTGTCTCGTGCGGAAGATCGACGCTCAGCGGCACCCCGAGGTTCGCACGTGACAGACCCAGGCCCACCGCCAGCACGCTGAAGCCGACCGCGAACGTCCCGAATTCGCTGGTCGTCAGCAGCCTGGCCACCAGGATCACCAGCAGGAAGTTGCTCGCGCTGCTCAGACCCTGATCAACGAAGATCGCAAGGCTTCGTCGGCCAGAACGTGCTGGCGGTCGAGTCACCGGTGACTAGCTGCCCGAGTTGATCATCCCGGCGCCGACGGTGACCCCGGTGGCCTCGTCGATCAGGATGAACGACCCGGTGGTGCGGTTCTTGGAGTAGGGGTCGCACAGCAGCGGCACCGTGGTGCGCAGCTGGACGCGGCCGATCTCGTTGAGGCCCAGCTCCTTGGTCTCCTGGTCGCGGTGCAGCGTGTTGACGTCGAGGCGGTACTGGATCTCCTTGACCATCGCCCGGCCCATCCGCGTCGTGTGCTTGATGGCCAGCTTCTGCCGCGGGCGCAGCGGCTCGTTGGTCATCCAGCAGATCATCGCGTCGATGTCCTGGCTGGGCTTCGGCGCGTTCTTGACCCGGGCGATCATGTCGCCGCGGCTCACGTCGACGTCGTCGGAGAGCCGGACCGTGACCGACATCGGCGGGAACGCCTCGTCGACCTCCCGGTCGAACAGGTCGATGCCTTCGATCGTCGAGGTCATGCCACTGGGCAGGACGACGACCTCGTCGCCCTTCTTCAGCACGCCACCGGCGACCTGTCCGGCGTACCCGCGGTAGTCGTGGTACTCGTCGGACTTCGGGCGTACGACGTACTGCACGGGGAAGCGGGTGTCGACCAGGTCGCGGTCGGAGGCCACGTGCACGTGCTCGAGGTGGTGCATCAGCGTGGGCCCGTGGTACCACGGGGTGTTCTCCGAGCGGGTCACCACGTTGTCGCCCTTGAGCGCCGAGATCGGGATCACCGCGAGGTCGGGGATCGACAGCTTGGTGGCGAAGTTGGTGAACTCGTCGTGGATCTTCTCGTAGATGTCCTGGTCCCAGTCGACGAGGTCCATCTTGTTGATGGCCAGCACCAGGTGCGGCACCCGCAGCAGCGACAGCAGCACGGCGTGGCGCCGGCTCTGCTCGGTCAGGCCCTGCCGAGCGTCGACCAGGACCAGCCCCAGGTCGGCGGTCGAGGCACCGGTGACCATGTTGCGGGTGTACTGGATGTGGCCCGGGGTGTCGGCGATGATGAACTTGCGTGACGGGGTCGCGAAGTAGCGGTAGGCGACGTCGATGGTGATGCCCTGCTCACGCTCGGAGCGCAGGCCGTCGGTCAGCAGGGCGAGGTCGGTGTAGTCGTAGCCGCGCGAGTGGCTGGTGGCCTCGACGGCCTCGAGCTGGTCCTCGAAGATCGACTTGGAGTCGAGGAGCAGCCGCCCGATCAGGGTGGACTTCCCGTCGTCGACCGAGCCGGCGGTGGCGAATCGGAGCAGGTCCATCAGAAGTAGCCCTCTTTCTTCCGGTCCTCCATGGCTGCCTCGGAGAACCGGTCGTCGCCTCGGGTGGCCCCACGCTCGGTGACGCGGGCGATGGCGATCTCGTCGATGATCTTGGGAATGGTGTCGGCGTCGGACTCGACGGCACCGGTCAGGGTCAGGTCGCCGACCGTGCGGTAGCGCACGACCTTCTCCACGACCTCCTCGCCGGGCTTGCAGGGGTTGAGCGGGTTCTCGCTCATCCACATGCCGTCACGCTGGAAGACGCGGCGCTCGTGGGCGAAGTAGATCGAGGGGAGCTCGACCTCCTCCTGTCCGAGGTAGTGCCAGACGTCGAGCTCGGTCCAGTTGGACAGCGGGAAGATCCGCATGTGCTCGCCGCCGTGGATGCGGCCGTTGTAGAGGCTCCAGAGCTCGGGGCGCTGCATCTTGGGGTCCCACTGGCCGAAGTCGTCGCGGTGGGAGTAGACGCGCTCCTTGGCGCGGGCCTTCTCCTCGTCGCGGCGGCCGCCGCCGAAGAGGGCGTTGAAGCCGTTCTCCTCGATCGCGTCGAGCAGGGTGGCGGTCTGCATCCGGTTGCGGCTGGTCTTGCCGTCGTCGACGACCACGCCCTTCTTGATCGCCTCGTCGATGCTGGCCACCACGATCCGGACCCCGAGCCGGTTGACCCAGTTGTCACGGGTCTCGAGGACCTCGGGGAAGTCGAGCCCGGTGTCGATCTGCAGCAGGGGGAAGGGGATCTTGGCCGGGAAGAACGCCTTCTCCGCCAGCCGCAGCATGACGATGGAGTCCTTGCCGCCCGAGAACATCAGGACCGGCTTCTCGAACTCGGCGGCGACTTCGCGGAAGATGTGGATCGACTCCGCCTCGAGCTGGTCGAGCTGGCTCAGCTGGTAGTCGACATGCGTCGGTGGTGCACTCATCGGATGGTGGGGCCTCTCCTCGGGACAGCAGCCCTCATGGTATCGGCCGGGCGCTTCAGCCCTAAACTCGGCGCGTGTCCGACCCAGCCTCCCGCCCACGTGGTGAGGCCGCCGTCGACGGCACGGTCTGGCGGCGCTCCGGCAGCGCGGCGTACGTCGAGTCCGACGAGCGCGTGGTCGTCCTGGACCTCGACCATCTCGACCACCAGCCCTACGTCTTCGAGGGCTCGGCCGCGCAGATCTGGGCCTGTCTGGACGGCGACCGCACCGAGGTCGAGATCGTGGCCGACCTCGCCGAGGCGTTCGGCGCACCCGTGGAGCAGGTCGCTCCCGACGTCCGGGCCTTCATCGACCGGCTGGCCGACCTGTCTCTCATTCTCCCCGGCCCCGGCGACTGACCTCACTGCTTGACGACCGGGACCTTCCAGGAGCTGGACTCGGTGAGCTGGGGCACCACGAGCACCGCCAGCTGCGGGCTTCGAAGGGTCCAGCCCGAGGGCAACGTCCCGAAGGTGTATCCGCTCGGGATCGTCAGCGAGATAGCGTTGGTCTGGGGCTGGACCAGGTCCTGCGGGTCCAGCGCCACCCGATACATCAGGTCCCCGGACGCCCGGTCGACCGTGGCCGCGTGCGGGACCGTGTAGCGGACGGTCAGCTGGACACCCTGCTGCGGCGCGAGCAGCCACCCGTGCCTGAGCACCGGACGGTTGCGGACCCCCGGCAGCCTCGTGGTCGACTGCTCGAGCGACTCGTGCACCATCGGGGAGCTGTTGCCCAACGCGTCCTCGAGCTGGGCGCCGTACGGCAGGAAGACCCCGATCAAGGTGCCCAGCCACCTCGTGTCGTAACCGGTCTGCGGGTCGGGGGTCGGCAGCGTGTAGGGGGGAGCCGGATTCTGGACCAGGACGTTCAGGGTCTCGGCCGCGCTTCCGTCAGGTCTCAGCCCGACCTGCATGTCGACCTGTCGGGACTGCCAGAAGTCGGACTTGCTGCCGTTGAGGTTCTGGGTGAAGACGCCCAGGTAGTCGTGCCGCGTCGTCGACAGGTTGCCGCTGAAGCCGGCGGAGGCGAAGGCGTGCTGCACCAGGGGCTGCCGGAAGTACAGCGCGACGTGCCGGCCCTTGGCGTCGTCGAGAAGTGACCGCGCCTTGGCGACGAAGTTGCCGCCGCTGAGGAACTTCTGCTGGAAGGCGGGCACCAGCGCGTTGTTGAGGCGGCGACGCTGGTAGGCGTTCTGGAAGCTGTCGTAGCTGCCGGCCAGGGACTGCA
This genomic window from Nocardioides cynanchi contains:
- a CDS encoding PqqD family protein — translated: MSDPASRPRGEAAVDGTVWRRSGSAAYVESDERVVVLDLDHLDHQPYVFEGSAAQIWACLDGDRTEVEIVADLAEAFGAPVEQVAPDVRAFIDRLADLSLILPGPGD
- a CDS encoding glycosyltransferase family 4 protein, whose amino-acid sequence is MTAETPQSTGRRSLGGRVVEDSLARVGYSFRPAVQLVETARPRLRRAEVVLVQNAWNFLPAVEFRELARPYPSPMRRRMEQRRLLARLNTRRAERIVALTTPMAELAGRSTGRPVEVSEVLYPLSLLDPADDHTGLPDEPFVLVPGTLTWYKDPVLALTVVAARPDLPRRVVLAGPDDGSGCWTEIQRVASTLGLRVTGGPVTAAVMRTALRRADAVIVGSRLESLGFSLTEALALAPGRVLASPLASHVTLAERVGRLPEWLGQEPSGSSGAGLPSPPDPADLEASWDRLGTCLGLLRTGEAS
- a CDS encoding glycosyltransferase, translating into MTAAVDVLYVSSVATPAEFARMREQLRPGAQEVTYGMPDAGFKFHSLIQQGLLAQGCRIHAIVGRSASHRFHLGRWWPRRREVVSDRLTVDHLAFPNLPVLKQVWLALGLARQTLAWRWRTRRAATRVMIIDGAYVSAMATVLPSLRGASHLTRIGIFADLYSYMADVHDASGRRVGPVHSAARRSVATSLSMLDGYVVLTEQMAEVLGTDGKPYVVMEGLVDVEASAPAPEGTEKASHPTVLYAGALRKEYGVESLVRGFQAWDRPDAELVVFGQGDYAAELAAIAAVDPRITYRGVVPTAEVVAAERTAWLLVNPRPAEEEFTKYSFPSKNMEYLVSGTAVLTTRLPGMPVEYLEHVLTIDEPGPDGVSRGLEKAFAEGFDALLRRGEHGRAFVLEHKNNVRQASRILSLSRRPAR
- a CDS encoding sulfate adenylyltransferase subunit 1 — translated: MDLLRFATAGSVDDGKSTLIGRLLLDSKSIFEDQLEAVEATSHSRGYDYTDLALLTDGLRSEREQGITIDVAYRYFATPSRKFIIADTPGHIQYTRNMVTGASTADLGLVLVDARQGLTEQSRRHAVLLSLLRVPHLVLAINKMDLVDWDQDIYEKIHDEFTNFATKLSIPDLAVIPISALKGDNVVTRSENTPWYHGPTLMHHLEHVHVASDRDLVDTRFPVQYVVRPKSDEYHDYRGYAGQVAGGVLKKGDEVVVLPSGMTSTIEGIDLFDREVDEAFPPMSVTVRLSDDVDVSRGDMIARVKNAPKPSQDIDAMICWMTNEPLRPRQKLAIKHTTRMGRAMVKEIQYRLDVNTLHRDQETKELGLNEIGRVQLRTTVPLLCDPYSKNRTTGSFILIDEATGVTVGAGMINSGS
- a CDS encoding NAD-dependent epimerase/dehydratase family protein, yielding MTELRRVAMTGGHGFLGWHTACRLRALHGIEPLLVGRDTWADPSALRDALDGVDTVIHLAGVNRAASDEEVEGGNVELAETLGSALGQRPVHVVYADSVQRELDNPYGRGKRRAAELLARLPGTFADVVLPNLFGEHGRPAYNSFVATFCSEVAAGRRPEVTGDREIPLLHAQGAAQALIGAALDPVDRLVPVEGEPHGIGEVLDRLTGFQALYAERGELPDLSTSFAVDLFNTYRSYLFPGQFPIAPSVHGDARGDLVETVRAHGGTGQGFVSTTRPGHTRGDHYHLRKVERFFVLAGEAEISLRRLLHDDVVTFRLSGDTPSFVDMPTMWVHNIRNVGDRDLLTMFWADQLLDADQPDQYPEKVTP
- the wecB gene encoding non-hydrolyzing UDP-N-acetylglucosamine 2-epimerase; translated protein: MKVMTIVGTRPEIIRLSRVIARLEATEGIEHVLVHTGQNYDHGLNQVFFDDLALRAPDHYLGVDTSSLGAVLGGVLVGTEQVLLSERPDAVLVLGDTNSCLATVMAKRLRIPTYHMEAGNRCFDENVPEETNRRLVDHVADFNLAYTEHARRNLLAEGLQPRRVIVTGSPMREVLAHFRAQIDASDAVSRLGLERGGYFLVSAHREENVDSPARLRMLLECLRTVHESFGRPVVVSTHPRTRKRLEALGEQVDGDIRWLDPFGFHDYNRLQLDAACVLSDSGTISEESAMLGFPAVTLRDSIERPEALDAGTILMTGLDADDVRRAVAVAVAVADGPVTSSTPQGYDVPDTSNRVVRFILSTASRHHSWAGIRTT
- a CDS encoding glycosyltransferase family 4 protein produces the protein MRIGMITQWYEPETASAAHSTAVARALAARGHEVKVLTGFPSYPLGRVYDGYTMRPRLHENRDGVQILRVPDAPSHDRSAVRRALSLTSFAASATAQVGWLRDVDVCLTYLTPATVGLAAMTLRRVWGVPYAVYVQDLWPETITASGFIGNPATAARVERLLNRWLRRLYAGADGVAAISPTMAETLAARGATVSPVSIPNWVDERIFAPVARSGRPHLDDRRWVMYAGGLGEVQALDTALRALALVDDPDLALALVGTGVALPALERLAGDLRLGDRVRFLGRFPMEQMPALMAEADAQLVSLKDLPLFRGTIPSKLQSSMACGLPIVCSVAGDAAALVRRSGCGFTANPEDPGSLAEAFRQLAGTSPEELTAMGSRARSTYVSELGEESGAAVLEELLAAAAARRSR
- the cysD gene encoding sulfate adenylyltransferase subunit CysD, producing the protein MSAPPTHVDYQLSQLDQLEAESIHIFREVAAEFEKPVLMFSGGKDSIVMLRLAEKAFFPAKIPFPLLQIDTGLDFPEVLETRDNWVNRLGVRIVVASIDEAIKKGVVVDDGKTSRNRMQTATLLDAIEENGFNALFGGGRRDEEKARAKERVYSHRDDFGQWDPKMQRPELWSLYNGRIHGGEHMRIFPLSNWTELDVWHYLGQEEVELPSIYFAHERRVFQRDGMWMSENPLNPCKPGEEVVEKVVRYRTVGDLTLTGAVESDADTIPKIIDEIAIARVTERGATRGDDRFSEAAMEDRKKEGYF